A stretch of Christensenellaceae bacterium DNA encodes these proteins:
- a CDS encoding DNA-directed RNA polymerase sigma-70 factor, which translates to METIPRNDFILRHRYDAFCKAVLRNEAKSYWSEMAHRREREKSLDALTQEEMDKLSVVDDYPSDSYVFSSYGYDLLIDNELVAEAFASLPEQEQSILILHCVLDLADGEIGSLMGMSRSAVQRHRTRTLKQLRMKLMAFMPEGGKRG; encoded by the coding sequence ATGGAAACGATCCCCCGCAATGATTTTATCCTGCGGCACCGCTATGATGCTTTCTGCAAAGCGGTACTCCGCAATGAGGCTAAAAGCTACTGGTCGGAGATGGCGCATCGCCGCGAACGTGAAAAGTCGCTGGATGCTCTGACACAAGAGGAAATGGACAAGCTCTCAGTCGTGGATGATTACCCCAGCGACAGCTACGTTTTTTCGTCGTATGGGTATGACCTGCTGATCGACAACGAGCTTGTAGCCGAGGCGTTCGCCAGCCTGCCGGAACAGGAACAAAGCATTTTGATTTTGCACTGTGTTCTGGATTTGGCAGACGGAGAAATCGGCAGCCTCATGGGAATGTCCCGCAGCGCCGTACAGCGTCACAGGACAAGGACCCTGAAACAGTTGCGTATGAAATTGATGGCGTTCATGCCAGAGGGAGGTAAACGCGGATGA
- the xis gene encoding excisionase has translation MSNNDVPIWEKYTLTIEEASKYFRIGENKLRRLAEENPSAGWVILNGNRIQIKRQKFEKIIDSLDTI, from the coding sequence ATGAGTAATAACGATGTGCCTATTTGGGAAAAGTATACGCTTACCATTGAGGAAGCGTCGAAATATTTTCGCATTGGAGAAAACAAACTGCGTCGGCTTGCCGAGGAAAACCCATCCGCTGGCTGGGTGATTTTGAACGGCAACCGCATCCAGATCAAACGGCAAAAATTTGAAAAAATCATTGATTCTCTTGACACAATCTAG
- a CDS encoding integrase: MSKKERDEKRRDSKGRLLKSGESQRTDGRYAYKYTDTFGEPKFVYSWKLVPTDKIPAGKRPDISLREKIKQIQKDLDDGIDTIGKKMTVCQLYEKYIRQRGNVKRGTHKSRQQLMKLLSEDKIGGASIDSVKLSDAKEWALRMQEKGVAYHTICNGKRSLKAIFHMAVQDDCLRKNPFDFQINEVINDDTVPKVPLTPAQEKELLGFMQSDPVYAKYYDEVLILLETGLRVSELCGLTPADLNFDKRFVNVDHQLLRSTEDGYYIEAPKTDSGYRQVPMSAAAYKAFQRVLHRRKDGKGVVVDGYKGFLFLNRDGLPKAAVNYDSMFQGLAKKFNKFHAEPLPEVMTPHTMRHTFCTRMANAGMNPKALQYIMGHSNIVMTLNYYAHATFHSAQEEMERLQAKSQTAAAVNAQPASESAQESKAA; encoded by the coding sequence ATGTCAAAAAAAGAACGAGATGAAAAAAGGCGGGACAGCAAAGGCCGCCTTTTGAAATCTGGAGAGAGCCAGCGAACAGACGGAAGATACGCCTACAAATATACGGATACCTTTGGAGAACCGAAGTTTGTGTACTCATGGAAGTTAGTCCCTACGGACAAAATCCCTGCCGGAAAACGCCCGGATATTTCTCTGCGTGAGAAAATCAAGCAGATACAAAAAGACCTTGACGATGGGATTGACACCATCGGTAAGAAAATGACCGTGTGCCAGCTATATGAAAAGTATATCCGGCAGCGGGGCAATGTGAAACGGGGAACCCATAAGAGCCGCCAGCAGTTAATGAAACTTCTGTCCGAGGATAAAATCGGAGGGGCCAGCATCGACAGCGTGAAGCTGTCTGACGCCAAAGAATGGGCCTTGCGTATGCAGGAAAAGGGCGTGGCCTATCATACCATCTGCAACGGCAAGCGTTCCCTGAAAGCCATTTTTCACATGGCCGTACAGGACGATTGCCTCCGCAAGAATCCCTTTGACTTCCAGATCAATGAGGTTATCAACGACGATACCGTACCAAAGGTGCCGCTTACCCCTGCACAGGAAAAGGAGCTTTTGGGCTTCATGCAGAGTGACCCCGTTTATGCCAAGTATTATGACGAGGTATTGATTCTGCTGGAAACCGGACTTCGCGTTTCCGAACTCTGCGGCCTGACGCCTGCCGACCTGAATTTTGACAAGCGGTTTGTGAATGTAGACCACCAGCTTTTGAGAAGCACCGAGGACGGCTACTACATCGAAGCGCCAAAGACAGACAGCGGTTATCGCCAGGTGCCTATGAGCGCAGCGGCCTACAAAGCATTTCAGCGTGTGTTGCACAGGCGAAAGGACGGCAAAGGCGTTGTGGTGGACGGGTATAAGGGATTCCTGTTCTTAAATCGGGACGGACTGCCGAAAGCGGCTGTCAACTATGATTCCATGTTTCAGGGCCTTGCCAAGAAGTTCAACAAGTTCCATGCGGAACCGCTGCCGGAGGTCATGACGCCACACACCATGCGGCATACATTCTGTACCAGAATGGCAAATGCGGGCATGAACCCCAAGGCATTGCAGTACATTATGGGGCATTCCAATATCGTTATGACGCTGAACTATTACGCCCACGCCACGTTCCATTCCGCACAGGAGGAAATGGAACGGCTGCAAGCCAAGTCACAGACCGCCGCCGCAGTCAACGCGCAGCCTGCGTCAGAGAGCGCCCAGGAATCCAAGGCCGCATAA
- a CDS encoding hypothetical protein (frameshifted, insertion at around 2216825), protein MKHATIILKRKRDREISLEMLSEQELEQIAALTAYDEYALDEYVFSVLGNEIKITDEVIAAALNALPEDKRNIILLFYFLDMTDREIGKLLSLMRRTVTKRRASTLEKLKKIIERK, encoded by the coding sequence ATGAAGCACGCAACTATTATCTTGAAAAGAAAGCGTGACCGCGAAATATCTTTAGAAATGCTATCCGAACAGGAGCTTGAACAGATTGCGGCTTTAACGGCTTATGATGAGTATGCGCTTGATGAATATGTGTTTTCCGTTTTGGGAAATGAAATCAAGATAACCGATGAAGTAATAGCCGCCGCACTGAACGCCTTGCCAGAGGATAAGCGCAACATTATTTTGTTGTTCTATTTCCTCGATATGACCGACCGAGAAATTGGGAAACTGTTAAGCCTTATGCGTCGCACGGTCACGAAGCGCAGGGCAAGCACACTAGAAAAACTCAAAAAGATTATAGAGAGGAAGTGA
- a CDS encoding transcriptional regulator produces the protein MGKVDCSLIPYSVILAATAGDIDAINAVLAHYKGYVSSLAFQQLFDENGLPYFCVNEEVKRRLETKLITQILKFKAA, from the coding sequence GTGGGAAAAGTTGATTGTAGCCTGATTCCATATTCTGTCATTTTGGCTGCAACGGCGGGTGATATTGACGCTATCAACGCCGTGTTAGCGCACTATAAGGGGTACGTTTCCTCTTTAGCTTTTCAGCAACTTTTTGATGAAAACGGTCTGCCTTATTTTTGCGTAAATGAAGAAGTCAAGCGCAGGCTTGAAACAAAACTGATAACCCAAATTCTCAAATTTAAAGCCGCTTAA
- a CDS encoding site-specific integrase, translating into MAISSRKVKNRRNAEGVLTGKPGTVYDVYIKYMTNGERKTYGKRGFPTKAQAEKHEAEMKVKLEKPSYTPLLVMNGKQTVKEYMEDWVEKHGKANLRPSTLYGYRGYIKNHIVPYIGSVPINQVTGAMLDDLFSKLYAKGLSHSSVRYTQRILSVAMEHARKYRYIEYNPARDIITKFGKHGKTPDPYTVEQMQLLMANTYGTEWEMSVMLGGMYGLRRSEILGLRWRNVDFENKTFSVIEQLPFKVPPKTNIIKEFAPPKSHGRILPITDTTMQYFLRQFENQQKQKKLLKSAGQEYYDNDLVVSRPDGAPLNASRLSSNFGKVLVKFDMPHIRFHDLRHTAATNMYQLTGDFYSVGEILGHTLKGVGMTLGISSNLEAVTAQYVDVRLERKQTVLETYHNALHMEKSEQKKEKPIAKASRDMEL; encoded by the coding sequence ATGGCTATATCATCAAGAAAAGTAAAGAACAGGAGAAATGCCGAGGGTGTTTTAACGGGAAAACCGGGGACTGTATACGACGTTTACATTAAATATATGACAAACGGAGAACGTAAAACATATGGTAAGCGCGGATTCCCAACAAAGGCACAAGCTGAAAAACACGAAGCCGAAATGAAAGTGAAACTTGAAAAGCCGTCCTATACACCGCTATTGGTAATGAACGGTAAACAGACAGTCAAAGAGTATATGGAGGATTGGGTCGAAAAGCATGGAAAGGCTAACTTGCGGCCCAGCACGTTATACGGATATAGAGGGTATATTAAAAATCATATTGTGCCGTATATTGGTAGTGTTCCGATCAATCAAGTAACAGGTGCTATGCTGGATGACCTTTTCAGTAAGTTATATGCAAAAGGGCTTTCGCATAGTTCGGTTCGTTACACACAACGAATTTTGAGCGTTGCAATGGAACACGCGAGAAAGTATCGTTATATTGAATATAATCCTGCCCGCGATATCATTACCAAATTCGGGAAACATGGAAAAACACCCGACCCATACACAGTTGAGCAGATGCAACTTCTTATGGCAAATACATATGGTACAGAATGGGAAATGTCTGTCATGCTTGGGGGTATGTATGGTCTAAGGCGAAGTGAAATCCTAGGGCTAAGGTGGCGCAATGTTGACTTTGAAAACAAGACGTTTAGCGTAATCGAACAACTCCCTTTCAAAGTGCCACCAAAAACGAATATCATCAAAGAATTTGCCCCGCCAAAATCGCACGGGCGTATATTACCTATCACAGATACAACAATGCAATATTTTTTACGTCAATTTGAGAATCAACAGAAGCAAAAAAAATTGTTGAAAAGTGCAGGACAAGAATATTACGATAATGATTTAGTGGTAAGTAGACCGGACGGCGCGCCATTAAATGCGAGTAGGTTATCGTCCAATTTTGGAAAGGTGTTAGTAAAATTTGATATGCCACATATCCGCTTTCATGATCTTAGACATACGGCGGCAACCAATATGTATCAGCTTACGGGGGATTTTTATTCGGTCGGTGAAATATTGGGACATACTCTAAAGGGTGTAGGAATGACATTGGGAATTTCTTCAAACTTAGAAGCTGTAACAGCACAATATGTTGATGTACGACTTGAAAGAAAACAGACGGTGCTTGAAACTTATCATAATGCGCTGCATATGGAAAAGAGCGAACAAAAGAAAGAAAAGCCTATTGCAAAAGCGAGTAGAGATATGGAGCTTTAA
- the tadA gene encoding tRNA-specific adenosine deaminase, with amino-acid sequence MSDQDYMALAISEAQKAQEIDEVPIGAIIVYNGGIIARAHNRRETDRSPLSHAEILAIRDASEYLGGWRLLNCTLYVTLEPCPMCAGAIVNARIPRVVFGAYDKKAGAFGTLYNLAEGKLNHTPEITGGILKTECAALLSNYFRQKRK; translated from the coding sequence GTGTCTGACCAGGATTATATGGCCCTTGCCATCAGCGAGGCCCAAAAAGCGCAGGAGATCGACGAGGTGCCGATCGGTGCAATCATCGTATATAACGGCGGGATCATCGCGCGGGCGCATAACAGGCGCGAAACGGACCGTTCACCGCTCTCTCATGCCGAAATTCTCGCCATCAGGGATGCCTCTGAATATCTGGGCGGATGGCGGCTCCTCAATTGTACGCTGTATGTTACGCTGGAACCCTGTCCCATGTGTGCGGGCGCGATCGTCAATGCCCGTATCCCCCGTGTCGTTTTTGGCGCATACGATAAAAAAGCGGGTGCTTTTGGCACGCTTTACAACCTTGCGGAGGGAAAGCTGAACCATACGCCGGAAATAACGGGCGGCATTCTCAAGACAGAATGCGCCGCTCTGCTCTCCAATTATTTTAGACAGAAAAGAAAGTGA
- a CDS encoding DNA recombination protein RmuC, translated as MTENLIWIVLAAVIALCVAILVRQGKRTDDSAQLRMELTNQFNILSNMMLDTMGRVSQANTQSVDILRRTVEEKLGEIQKSVDQKLDSTLKSGLTTSFARVSEQLQQVYKSMGEVRALTSDIGDLKNILSNVKTRGIWGEVQLYRLLADFMAPGQFEENAKIEGDNAVEFAIRMPREEGGATLLPIDSKFPMDRYARVLAMMETGDMEALRLAQKELVTAVVTEAKKINDKYIHPPKTTDFAIMFLPSEGLYAEVIRLGLIEQLQNKYKVMVAGPSTLSAFLTSLQTGFKTLSIREHSALIIDMLAAIKAEFEQFALLLQKTQNSLNAAQNHLEAVQKRSVKIQTKLLDAEKWEEAED; from the coding sequence ATGACGGAAAATTTGATATGGATCGTGTTAGCGGCGGTCATCGCCTTGTGCGTCGCGATACTGGTCCGGCAGGGAAAAAGGACGGACGACAGCGCGCAGCTGCGTATGGAGCTTACCAATCAGTTTAATATTCTTTCGAATATGATGCTCGATACGATGGGGCGGGTATCGCAGGCCAATACGCAAAGCGTCGATATACTTCGGCGCACAGTGGAAGAAAAGCTTGGCGAGATACAAAAATCAGTAGATCAAAAACTGGATTCTACGCTGAAAAGCGGCCTGACGACATCGTTTGCCCGCGTAAGCGAACAACTGCAGCAGGTATATAAAAGCATGGGAGAGGTACGGGCATTGACCAGCGATATTGGCGATTTAAAAAACATTCTTTCCAACGTAAAGACGAGGGGGATTTGGGGCGAGGTACAGCTTTACAGACTGCTTGCCGATTTTATGGCGCCGGGACAGTTCGAGGAGAATGCGAAAATAGAAGGAGACAACGCGGTAGAGTTTGCCATCCGTATGCCGCGCGAAGAGGGCGGAGCGACCTTGCTGCCCATCGACTCGAAGTTTCCTATGGACCGGTATGCACGCGTGCTTGCCATGATGGAAACAGGGGATATGGAGGCTTTGCGCCTCGCGCAAAAGGAATTGGTGACGGCGGTTGTAACAGAAGCAAAAAAAATCAATGACAAATATATCCATCCGCCCAAAACCACGGATTTCGCAATCATGTTCCTGCCGTCCGAGGGCTTGTATGCCGAGGTGATCCGGCTGGGACTGATCGAACAATTGCAGAATAAGTATAAGGTGATGGTGGCGGGCCCGTCGACGTTGAGCGCCTTTCTGACCAGTCTGCAAACCGGATTCAAAACGCTTTCCATCAGGGAACATTCGGCGCTGATCATCGATATGCTTGCCGCGATCAAAGCAGAATTCGAACAATTCGCCTTGCTGCTGCAAAAGACGCAAAATTCACTCAACGCGGCGCAAAATCATTTGGAGGCGGTACAGAAACGTTCCGTTAAAATACAAACGAAACTTTTAGATGCCGAAAAATGGGAAGAGGCGGAAGATTAA